The following proteins are encoded in a genomic region of Ailuropoda melanoleuca isolate Jingjing chromosome 10, ASM200744v2, whole genome shotgun sequence:
- the PALB2 gene encoding partner and localizer of BRCA2 isoform X7 encodes MEDPPGKPLSCEEKEKLKEKLAFLKREYSKTLARLQRAQRAEKVKNSIKKTVEEHDCLLQQEISSQLKHSEPKNKVSPCDTLQISTHLDEETGEKTPVTLDIEPESFNPGHGPEEELHTQKTGDIQEHFLYQVSGSGDKKRQSKLQGRRKQQQKRTSTPRVRESFFDANSLILSGKRLKDQEEINRENPRTPVNERTCLSSSTSDIPGSPEPVTETNIRGVLIPPTAKSQSGINALVRGNNFPRVPPLATFTLSSSSSGQHLEHKPPKGDCELTTHDLKNINPASPVNPEAQGRKVTVSADNLEVNRAISASGQLPRSPNLEADNLYFINELTYNLPANENQNLKGQNHTEESLTSHNTLDGRNESLQKNAVVSQSKHLSPEIISPASAENQTHSCTMLEGLLFPAEYYVRTTRRMSNCQSKVALEAVIQSHLGVSKKGSKNKSKEAIKNVNLCCEETDQSAVRTSDTCTRQPSSKRPQKRLLLTEISSPPKPAKDNLLRKAVTQPSRRRHGGKRKSISPPVLGHHELLLPIPGTTVVDQSKEEVTLHKDQNEKAISHAKKRIKGKEDHCHKEDSLSSGSNAYLALDSAVFRASFQENEMLSLKQLSSFLKITDFQLPDEVFGPLKLEKLKSCSEKPVEPFVSNMFGQKHLKEGNCSVLEELTPPQIDIEMEDLEEEILVLPRKAQPKTSNLTSRSQKKGLSSSILLFTPLNTGAPEDNNKPTADVCSPSFPILGTTPAFGSQAHCDKVSAEAVGPTCSTPLLPHLKDSDQKQRDGWASPSKSDGGLVVSGREGQPSCDCDSCPQATPLPTESVTLKDSQLCGNPQLESWKQSPEQTEAADLPACNSLNPGRLQLVSKLKVPVLQIVPVPDVCNLVCVALGNLEIREIRNLKTGQLLKKMHIGDSYQASVCHKAYSEMGLLFVVLSHPCAKESEPLGSPVFQLIVINPKTTLSVGVMPYCLPQGQAGRFLEGDVKDHFAAAVLTSGTIAIWDLLLGHCTALLPPVSDQHWSFVKWSGTDSHLLAGQKDGNIFVYRY; translated from the exons ttgAAGGAAAAATTAGCATTCTTAAAAAGGGAGTACAGCAAGACATTGGCCCGCCTTCAG cGTGCCCAAAGAGCTGAGAAGGTTaagaattctattaaaaaaacagTGGAAGAACATGATTGCTTGCTCCAGCAGGAAATTTCATCACAGCTAAAGCACTCAG aacctaaaaataaagtatctccTTGTGACACATTACAAATCAGCACTCATCTGGATGAAGAAACTGGAGAAAAGACACCTGTCACACTTGACATTGAGCCTGAGTCCTTCAACCCTGGACATGGCCCTGAGGAGGAATTACATACACAAAAAACAGGTGATATCCAAGAACATTTTCTCTACCAGGTCAGTGGCTCTGGTGATAAGAAAAGGCAGAGTAAGCTgcaagggagaagaaaacagcAGCAGAAGAGAACATCTACTCCACGAGTGAGAGAATCTTTCTTTGATGCGAATTCACTCATACTCTCTGGAAAAAGACTAAAGGATCAggaggaaatcaatagagaaaatcctaGGACACCTGTAAACGAAAGAACTTGTCTTTCGAGTTCTACGTCTGACATTCCTGGTTCTCCAGAACCAGTGACAGAAACTAATATAAGGGGTGTATTAATTCCACCAACTGCCAAATCACAAAGCGGTATCAATGCACTCGTAAGAGGAAATAATTTCCCCAGGGTGCCTCCACTTGCTACATTTACTCTGTCAAGTAGCAGTAGCGGTCAGCACCTTGAACATAAGCCTCCTAAAGGTGACTGTGAACTCACtactcatgatttaaaaaacattaaccCTGCTTCACCTGTAAACCCAGAGGCACAAGGCAGGAAAGTGACAGTCTCTGCAGATAACCTAGAGGTGAATAGAGCTATAAGTGCAAGTGGCCAGCTGCCTAGAAGTCCCAACTTAGAGGCAGATAATTTATACTTTATAAATGAACTCACTTATAACTTACCGGCCAATGAAAACCAAAACTTAAAAGGACAGAATCACACAGAGGAGTCTTTAACATCTCATAACACTCTTGATGGTAGAAATGAAAGTCTTCAGAAAAATGCGGTTGTAAGTCAATCTAAGCATCTTAGCCCAGAAATAATCTCTCCTGCTTCTGCAGAAAATCAAACACATTCTTGTACAATGCTGGAAGGCCTTTTATTTCCCGCAGAATATTATGTTAGAACAACACGACGCATGTCAAATTGCCAGAGTAAAGTAGCCCTGGAGGCTGTAATTCAAAGTCATTTGGGTGTCAGTAAGAAAGggtctaaaaataaaagtaaggaggcaattaaaaatgtaaacctttgctgtgaagaaactGACCAGAGTGCAGTTAGGACATCTGACACATGCACAAGACAACCAAGTTCAAAAAGACCTCAGAAACGTCTCTTGTTAACTGAAATCAGCTCTCCCCCCAAGCCCGCTAAAGATAACCTTCTCAGGAAGGCAGTTACCCAGCCATCTCGTAGAAGACACggaggaaaaagaaagtcaatCTCCCCGCCTGTATTAGGACATCATGAACTACTTTTGCCAATTCCTGGCACAACAGTTGTTGATCAATCCAAGGAAGAAGTCACCTTACATAAAGATCAGAATGAAAAAGCAATTAGTCATGCTAAGAAGAGAATTAAAG GGAAGGAAGATCACTGTCATAAAGAGGACTCCCTTTCTTCCGGAAGTAATGCTTATCTAGCTTTGGATTCTGCTGTGTTCAGGGCTTCATTCCAGGAGAATGAAATGCTAAGTTTAAAGCAACTGTCATCTTTTCTCAAAATCACAGATTTTCAGTTACCTGATGAAGTCTTTGGACCTCTTAAGCTTGAAAAACTGAAGTCCTGTTCAGAAAAACCTGTTGAGCCTTTTGTATCAAACATGTTTGGACAGAAGCATCTTAAGGAGGGAAACTGTAGTGTTCTGGAAGAACTGACTCCTCCACAAATCGATATCGAAATGGAGGACTTGGAAGAGGAAATTCTTGTTCTCCCGAGAAAAGCACAACCTAAAACGTCAAACCTAACAAGCCGGTCTCAGAAGAAGGGCCTTTCTTCATCCATACTACTTTTCACGCCTTTAAATACCGGTGCCCCCGAGGATAATAACAAGCCGACAGCAGACGTGTGTTCGCCTTCTTTCCCCATCTTAGGCACTACTCCAGCTTTTGGCTCCCAAGCGCACTGTGACAAAGTGTCTGCAGAGGCTGTCGGGCCAACTTGCTCTACACCCCTACTTCCTCACTTAAAAGACAGTGATCAGAAACAACGCGACGGTTGGGCCAGCCCGTCAAAATCAGATGGCGGCCTGGTTGTGTCAGGTAGGGAAGGACAGCCTTCCTGTGACTGTGATTCTTGTCCCCAGGCAACACCTCTTCCCACTGAGTCAGTCACTCTCAAAGACAGTCAGCTGTGTGGAAATCCACAGCTGGAGTCATGGAAACAGTCCCCTGAACAG ACTGAAGCAGCAGACCTTCCTGCTTGTAATAGCTTAAACCCAGGCCGCCTTCAATTGGTTTCAAAGTTAAAG gTTCCAGTATTACAGATAGTTCCAGTGCCTGATGTTTGTAATCTCGTGTGTGTGGCTTTGGGAAATTTGGAAATCAGAGAAATCAG GAATTTAAAAACTGGTCAGCTCCTGAAAAAGATGCATATTGGTGATTCCTACCAAGCTTCAGTCTGTCACAAAGCCTATTCCGAAATG gGGCTCCTGTTTGTTGTTCTGAGCCATCCTTGTGCCAAAGAGAGTGAACCACTGGGAAGCCCTGTGTTTCAGCTGATCGTGATTAACCCGAAGACAACCCTGAGTGTGGGTGTGATGCCCTACTGTCTTCCTCAAGGGCAGGCTGGAAG GTTCCTGGAAGGGGATGTGAAAGATCATTTTGCAGCTGCAGTATTGACTTCTGGAACGATTGCCATTTGGGACTTACTTCTAGGTCATTGTACTGCTCTTCTCCCACCTGTCTCTGACCAGCATTGGTCTTTTGTTAAATGGTCAGGTACAGATTCTCATTTGCTGGCTggacaaaaagatggaaatatatttgtataCCGCTACTAA
- the PALB2 gene encoding partner and localizer of BRCA2 isoform X3 codes for MEDPPGKPLSCEEKEKLKEKLAFLKREYSKTLARLQRAQRAEKVKNSIKKTVEEHDCLLQQEISSQLKHSEPKNKVSPCDTLQISTHLDEETGEKTPVTLDIEPESFNPGHGPEEELHTQKTGDIQEHFLYQVSGSGDKKRQSKLQGRRKQQQKRTSTPRVRESFFDANSLILSGKRLKDQEEINRENPRTPVNERTCLSSSTSDIPGSPEPVTETNIRGVLIPPTAKSQSGINALVRGNNFPRVPPLATFTLSSSSSGQHLEHKPPKGDCELTTHDLKNINPASPVNPEAQGRKVTVSADNLEVNRAISASGQLPRSPNLEADNLYFINELTYNLPANENQNLKGQNHTEESLTSHNTLDGRNESLQKNAVVSQSKHLSPEIISPASAENQTHSCTMLEGLLFPAEYYVRTTRRMSNCQSKVALEAVIQSHLGVSKKGSKNKSKEAIKNVNLCCEETDQSAVRTSDTCTRQPSSKRPQKRLLLTEISSPPKPAKDNLLRKAVTQPSRRRHGGKRKSISPPVLGHHELLLPIPGTTVVDQSKEEVTLHKDQNEKAISHAKKRIKGKEDHCHKEDSLSSGSNAYLALDSAVFRASFQENEMLSLKQLSSFLKITDFQLPDEVFGPLKLEKLKSCSEKPVEPFVSNMFGQKHLKEGNCSVLEELTPPQIDIEMEDLEEEILVLPRKAQPKTSNLTSRSQKKGLSSSILLFTPLNTGAPEDNNKPTADVCSPSFPILGTTPAFGSQAHCDKVSAEAVGPTCSTPLLPHLKDSDQKQRDGWASPSKSDGGLVVSGREGQPSCDCDSCPQATPLPTESVTLKDSQLCGNPQLESWKQSPEQTEAADLPACNSLNPGRLQLVSKLKVPVLQIVPVPDVCNLVCVALGNLEIREIRALLCSSDGKREKQVLLSSGNIKAVLGLTERRLVSSSGTLCDQQVEIMTFAEDGGNKEKQFLMSPEETVLTFAEVQGRQEALLGTTIMNNIVIWNLKTGQLLKKMHIGDSYQASVCHKAYSEMGLLFVVLSHPCAKESEPLGSPVFQLIVINPKTTLSVGVMPYCLPQGQAGRFLEGDVKDHFAAAVLTSGTIAIWDLLLGHCTALLPPVSDQHWSFVKWSGTDSHLLAGQKDGNIFVYRY; via the exons ttgAAGGAAAAATTAGCATTCTTAAAAAGGGAGTACAGCAAGACATTGGCCCGCCTTCAG cGTGCCCAAAGAGCTGAGAAGGTTaagaattctattaaaaaaacagTGGAAGAACATGATTGCTTGCTCCAGCAGGAAATTTCATCACAGCTAAAGCACTCAG aacctaaaaataaagtatctccTTGTGACACATTACAAATCAGCACTCATCTGGATGAAGAAACTGGAGAAAAGACACCTGTCACACTTGACATTGAGCCTGAGTCCTTCAACCCTGGACATGGCCCTGAGGAGGAATTACATACACAAAAAACAGGTGATATCCAAGAACATTTTCTCTACCAGGTCAGTGGCTCTGGTGATAAGAAAAGGCAGAGTAAGCTgcaagggagaagaaaacagcAGCAGAAGAGAACATCTACTCCACGAGTGAGAGAATCTTTCTTTGATGCGAATTCACTCATACTCTCTGGAAAAAGACTAAAGGATCAggaggaaatcaatagagaaaatcctaGGACACCTGTAAACGAAAGAACTTGTCTTTCGAGTTCTACGTCTGACATTCCTGGTTCTCCAGAACCAGTGACAGAAACTAATATAAGGGGTGTATTAATTCCACCAACTGCCAAATCACAAAGCGGTATCAATGCACTCGTAAGAGGAAATAATTTCCCCAGGGTGCCTCCACTTGCTACATTTACTCTGTCAAGTAGCAGTAGCGGTCAGCACCTTGAACATAAGCCTCCTAAAGGTGACTGTGAACTCACtactcatgatttaaaaaacattaaccCTGCTTCACCTGTAAACCCAGAGGCACAAGGCAGGAAAGTGACAGTCTCTGCAGATAACCTAGAGGTGAATAGAGCTATAAGTGCAAGTGGCCAGCTGCCTAGAAGTCCCAACTTAGAGGCAGATAATTTATACTTTATAAATGAACTCACTTATAACTTACCGGCCAATGAAAACCAAAACTTAAAAGGACAGAATCACACAGAGGAGTCTTTAACATCTCATAACACTCTTGATGGTAGAAATGAAAGTCTTCAGAAAAATGCGGTTGTAAGTCAATCTAAGCATCTTAGCCCAGAAATAATCTCTCCTGCTTCTGCAGAAAATCAAACACATTCTTGTACAATGCTGGAAGGCCTTTTATTTCCCGCAGAATATTATGTTAGAACAACACGACGCATGTCAAATTGCCAGAGTAAAGTAGCCCTGGAGGCTGTAATTCAAAGTCATTTGGGTGTCAGTAAGAAAGggtctaaaaataaaagtaaggaggcaattaaaaatgtaaacctttgctgtgaagaaactGACCAGAGTGCAGTTAGGACATCTGACACATGCACAAGACAACCAAGTTCAAAAAGACCTCAGAAACGTCTCTTGTTAACTGAAATCAGCTCTCCCCCCAAGCCCGCTAAAGATAACCTTCTCAGGAAGGCAGTTACCCAGCCATCTCGTAGAAGACACggaggaaaaagaaagtcaatCTCCCCGCCTGTATTAGGACATCATGAACTACTTTTGCCAATTCCTGGCACAACAGTTGTTGATCAATCCAAGGAAGAAGTCACCTTACATAAAGATCAGAATGAAAAAGCAATTAGTCATGCTAAGAAGAGAATTAAAG GGAAGGAAGATCACTGTCATAAAGAGGACTCCCTTTCTTCCGGAAGTAATGCTTATCTAGCTTTGGATTCTGCTGTGTTCAGGGCTTCATTCCAGGAGAATGAAATGCTAAGTTTAAAGCAACTGTCATCTTTTCTCAAAATCACAGATTTTCAGTTACCTGATGAAGTCTTTGGACCTCTTAAGCTTGAAAAACTGAAGTCCTGTTCAGAAAAACCTGTTGAGCCTTTTGTATCAAACATGTTTGGACAGAAGCATCTTAAGGAGGGAAACTGTAGTGTTCTGGAAGAACTGACTCCTCCACAAATCGATATCGAAATGGAGGACTTGGAAGAGGAAATTCTTGTTCTCCCGAGAAAAGCACAACCTAAAACGTCAAACCTAACAAGCCGGTCTCAGAAGAAGGGCCTTTCTTCATCCATACTACTTTTCACGCCTTTAAATACCGGTGCCCCCGAGGATAATAACAAGCCGACAGCAGACGTGTGTTCGCCTTCTTTCCCCATCTTAGGCACTACTCCAGCTTTTGGCTCCCAAGCGCACTGTGACAAAGTGTCTGCAGAGGCTGTCGGGCCAACTTGCTCTACACCCCTACTTCCTCACTTAAAAGACAGTGATCAGAAACAACGCGACGGTTGGGCCAGCCCGTCAAAATCAGATGGCGGCCTGGTTGTGTCAGGTAGGGAAGGACAGCCTTCCTGTGACTGTGATTCTTGTCCCCAGGCAACACCTCTTCCCACTGAGTCAGTCACTCTCAAAGACAGTCAGCTGTGTGGAAATCCACAGCTGGAGTCATGGAAACAGTCCCCTGAACAG ACTGAAGCAGCAGACCTTCCTGCTTGTAATAGCTTAAACCCAGGCCGCCTTCAATTGGTTTCAAAGTTAAAG gTTCCAGTATTACAGATAGTTCCAGTGCCTGATGTTTGTAATCTCGTGTGTGTGGCTTTGGGAAATTTGGAAATCAGAGAAATCAG GGCATTACTTTGTTCCTCTGATGGTAAACGTGAAAAGCAAGTACTACTGAGTTCTGGAAATATAAAAGCTGTGCTTGGCCTGACAGAGAGGAGGCTAGTCAGTAGCAGTGGGACCCTTTGTGACCAACAAGTAGAAATCATGACATTTGCAGAAGATGGAGG aaacaaagaaaaacaatttttgatGTCCCCTGAAGAGACTGTACTAACTTTTGCTGAGGTCCAAGGGAGGCAGGAAGCTCTGCTTGGTACCACTATCATGAACAACATTGTTATTTG GAATTTAAAAACTGGTCAGCTCCTGAAAAAGATGCATATTGGTGATTCCTACCAAGCTTCAGTCTGTCACAAAGCCTATTCCGAAATG gGGCTCCTGTTTGTTGTTCTGAGCCATCCTTGTGCCAAAGAGAGTGAACCACTGGGAAGCCCTGTGTTTCAGCTGATCGTGATTAACCCGAAGACAACCCTGAGTGTGGGTGTGATGCCCTACTGTCTTCCTCAAGGGCAGGCTGGAAG GTTCCTGGAAGGGGATGTGAAAGATCATTTTGCAGCTGCAGTATTGACTTCTGGAACGATTGCCATTTGGGACTTACTTCTAGGTCATTGTACTGCTCTTCTCCCACCTGTCTCTGACCAGCATTGGTCTTTTGTTAAATGGTCAGGTACAGATTCTCATTTGCTGGCTggacaaaaagatggaaatatatttgtataCCGCTACTAA
- the PALB2 gene encoding partner and localizer of BRCA2 isoform X2: MEDPPGKPLSCEEKEKLKEKLAFLKREYSKTLARLQRAQRAEKVKNSIKKTVEEHDCLLQQEISSQLKHSEPKNKVSPCDTLQISTHLDEETGEKTPVTLDIEPESFNPGHGPEEELHTQKTGDIQEHFLYQVSGSGDKKRQSKLQGRRKQQQKRTSTPRVRESFFDANSLILSGKRLKDQEEINRENPRTPVNERTCLSSSTSDIPGSPEPVTETNIRGVLIPPTAKSQSGINALVRGNNFPRVPPLATFTLSSSSSGQHLEHKPPKGDCELTTHDLKNINPASPVNPEAQGRKVTVSADNLEVNRAISASGQLPRSPNLEADNLYFINELTYNLPANENQNLKGQNHTEESLTSHNTLDGRNESLQKNAVVSQSKHLSPEIISPASAENQTHSCTMLEGLLFPAEYYVRTTRRMSNCQSKVALEAVIQSHLGVSKKGSKNKSKEAIKNVNLCCEETDQSAVRTSDTCTRQPSSKRPQKRLLLTEISSPPKPAKDNLLRKAVTQPSRRRHGGKRKSISPPVLGHHELLLPIPGTTVVDQSKEEVTLHKDQNEKAISHAKKRIKGKEDHCHKEDSLSSGSNAYLALDSAVFRASFQENEMLSLKQLSSFLKITDFQLPDEVFGPLKLEKLKSCSEKPVEPFVSNMFGQKHLKEGNCSVLEELTPPQIDIEMEDLEEEILVLPRKAQPKTSNLTSRSQKKGLSSSILLFTPLNTGAPEDNNKPTADVCSPSFPILGTTPAFGSQAHCDKVSAEAVGPTCSTPLLPHLKDSDQKQRDGWASPSKSDGGLVVSGREGQPSCDCDSCPQATPLPTESVTLKDSQLCGNPQLESWKQSPEQTEAADLPACNSLNPGRLQLVSKLKNPSGSCSVDVSAMCWEIAGFKEPCIITACEYIVSLWKPLDTRQWEKLYSWHFTEVPVLQIVPVPDVCNLVCVALGNLEIREIRNKEKQFLMSPEETVLTFAEVQGRQEALLGTTIMNNIVIWNLKTGQLLKKMHIGDSYQASVCHKAYSEMGLLFVVLSHPCAKESEPLGSPVFQLIVINPKTTLSVGVMPYCLPQGQAGRFLEGDVKDHFAAAVLTSGTIAIWDLLLGHCTALLPPVSDQHWSFVKWSGTDSHLLAGQKDGNIFVYRY; this comes from the exons ttgAAGGAAAAATTAGCATTCTTAAAAAGGGAGTACAGCAAGACATTGGCCCGCCTTCAG cGTGCCCAAAGAGCTGAGAAGGTTaagaattctattaaaaaaacagTGGAAGAACATGATTGCTTGCTCCAGCAGGAAATTTCATCACAGCTAAAGCACTCAG aacctaaaaataaagtatctccTTGTGACACATTACAAATCAGCACTCATCTGGATGAAGAAACTGGAGAAAAGACACCTGTCACACTTGACATTGAGCCTGAGTCCTTCAACCCTGGACATGGCCCTGAGGAGGAATTACATACACAAAAAACAGGTGATATCCAAGAACATTTTCTCTACCAGGTCAGTGGCTCTGGTGATAAGAAAAGGCAGAGTAAGCTgcaagggagaagaaaacagcAGCAGAAGAGAACATCTACTCCACGAGTGAGAGAATCTTTCTTTGATGCGAATTCACTCATACTCTCTGGAAAAAGACTAAAGGATCAggaggaaatcaatagagaaaatcctaGGACACCTGTAAACGAAAGAACTTGTCTTTCGAGTTCTACGTCTGACATTCCTGGTTCTCCAGAACCAGTGACAGAAACTAATATAAGGGGTGTATTAATTCCACCAACTGCCAAATCACAAAGCGGTATCAATGCACTCGTAAGAGGAAATAATTTCCCCAGGGTGCCTCCACTTGCTACATTTACTCTGTCAAGTAGCAGTAGCGGTCAGCACCTTGAACATAAGCCTCCTAAAGGTGACTGTGAACTCACtactcatgatttaaaaaacattaaccCTGCTTCACCTGTAAACCCAGAGGCACAAGGCAGGAAAGTGACAGTCTCTGCAGATAACCTAGAGGTGAATAGAGCTATAAGTGCAAGTGGCCAGCTGCCTAGAAGTCCCAACTTAGAGGCAGATAATTTATACTTTATAAATGAACTCACTTATAACTTACCGGCCAATGAAAACCAAAACTTAAAAGGACAGAATCACACAGAGGAGTCTTTAACATCTCATAACACTCTTGATGGTAGAAATGAAAGTCTTCAGAAAAATGCGGTTGTAAGTCAATCTAAGCATCTTAGCCCAGAAATAATCTCTCCTGCTTCTGCAGAAAATCAAACACATTCTTGTACAATGCTGGAAGGCCTTTTATTTCCCGCAGAATATTATGTTAGAACAACACGACGCATGTCAAATTGCCAGAGTAAAGTAGCCCTGGAGGCTGTAATTCAAAGTCATTTGGGTGTCAGTAAGAAAGggtctaaaaataaaagtaaggaggcaattaaaaatgtaaacctttgctgtgaagaaactGACCAGAGTGCAGTTAGGACATCTGACACATGCACAAGACAACCAAGTTCAAAAAGACCTCAGAAACGTCTCTTGTTAACTGAAATCAGCTCTCCCCCCAAGCCCGCTAAAGATAACCTTCTCAGGAAGGCAGTTACCCAGCCATCTCGTAGAAGACACggaggaaaaagaaagtcaatCTCCCCGCCTGTATTAGGACATCATGAACTACTTTTGCCAATTCCTGGCACAACAGTTGTTGATCAATCCAAGGAAGAAGTCACCTTACATAAAGATCAGAATGAAAAAGCAATTAGTCATGCTAAGAAGAGAATTAAAG GGAAGGAAGATCACTGTCATAAAGAGGACTCCCTTTCTTCCGGAAGTAATGCTTATCTAGCTTTGGATTCTGCTGTGTTCAGGGCTTCATTCCAGGAGAATGAAATGCTAAGTTTAAAGCAACTGTCATCTTTTCTCAAAATCACAGATTTTCAGTTACCTGATGAAGTCTTTGGACCTCTTAAGCTTGAAAAACTGAAGTCCTGTTCAGAAAAACCTGTTGAGCCTTTTGTATCAAACATGTTTGGACAGAAGCATCTTAAGGAGGGAAACTGTAGTGTTCTGGAAGAACTGACTCCTCCACAAATCGATATCGAAATGGAGGACTTGGAAGAGGAAATTCTTGTTCTCCCGAGAAAAGCACAACCTAAAACGTCAAACCTAACAAGCCGGTCTCAGAAGAAGGGCCTTTCTTCATCCATACTACTTTTCACGCCTTTAAATACCGGTGCCCCCGAGGATAATAACAAGCCGACAGCAGACGTGTGTTCGCCTTCTTTCCCCATCTTAGGCACTACTCCAGCTTTTGGCTCCCAAGCGCACTGTGACAAAGTGTCTGCAGAGGCTGTCGGGCCAACTTGCTCTACACCCCTACTTCCTCACTTAAAAGACAGTGATCAGAAACAACGCGACGGTTGGGCCAGCCCGTCAAAATCAGATGGCGGCCTGGTTGTGTCAGGTAGGGAAGGACAGCCTTCCTGTGACTGTGATTCTTGTCCCCAGGCAACACCTCTTCCCACTGAGTCAGTCACTCTCAAAGACAGTCAGCTGTGTGGAAATCCACAGCTGGAGTCATGGAAACAGTCCCCTGAACAG ACTGAAGCAGCAGACCTTCCTGCTTGTAATAGCTTAAACCCAGGCCGCCTTCAATTGGTTTCAAAGTTAAAG AATCCTTCTGGTTCCTGTTCAGTGGATGTGAGTGCCATGTGTTGGGAAATAGCGGGTTTCAAAGAGCCATGTATCATAACTGCCTGTGAATACATAGTTTCTCTTTGGAAACCTCTCGATACTAGGCAGTGGGAAAAACTTTATTCCTGGCACTTCACAGAG gTTCCAGTATTACAGATAGTTCCAGTGCCTGATGTTTGTAATCTCGTGTGTGTGGCTTTGGGAAATTTGGAAATCAGAGAAATCAG aaacaaagaaaaacaatttttgatGTCCCCTGAAGAGACTGTACTAACTTTTGCTGAGGTCCAAGGGAGGCAGGAAGCTCTGCTTGGTACCACTATCATGAACAACATTGTTATTTG GAATTTAAAAACTGGTCAGCTCCTGAAAAAGATGCATATTGGTGATTCCTACCAAGCTTCAGTCTGTCACAAAGCCTATTCCGAAATG gGGCTCCTGTTTGTTGTTCTGAGCCATCCTTGTGCCAAAGAGAGTGAACCACTGGGAAGCCCTGTGTTTCAGCTGATCGTGATTAACCCGAAGACAACCCTGAGTGTGGGTGTGATGCCCTACTGTCTTCCTCAAGGGCAGGCTGGAAG GTTCCTGGAAGGGGATGTGAAAGATCATTTTGCAGCTGCAGTATTGACTTCTGGAACGATTGCCATTTGGGACTTACTTCTAGGTCATTGTACTGCTCTTCTCCCACCTGTCTCTGACCAGCATTGGTCTTTTGTTAAATGGTCAGGTACAGATTCTCATTTGCTGGCTggacaaaaagatggaaatatatttgtataCCGCTACTAA